A window of the Leptospira brenneri genome harbors these coding sequences:
- a CDS encoding sterol desaturase family protein has product MFGGPVQCELVLDCVTKIGLAQGVLNFLRYYPIAGLAFLLFYVWRKDFFETYRIQKVYPKAEKVWKEFRQSAVTLIVFTLIAVTNITLVKAKLLPSAVYFGPVSGWSGIGYIFLSFALITIWHETWFYWMHRFAHLKKVYPHVHSEHHQSVNPSPLAAYRFQATEAFLEAIYIVPFVMVVPIHFYVLLFHTFYAMVLNIWWHLGYEFFPKGWASHPITKWINTSTHHNLHHQKFQGNYSLYFNVWDRLMGTNFPYYETYYEQVVEERERKSKERKSKTKIATEVLVS; this is encoded by the coding sequence ATGTTTGGTGGACCAGTTCAGTGTGAATTAGTTTTAGATTGTGTGACCAAGATTGGGTTGGCACAAGGTGTATTGAATTTTTTACGTTACTATCCTATCGCAGGATTGGCATTTCTATTATTCTATGTTTGGCGAAAGGATTTTTTTGAAACGTATCGGATTCAGAAAGTTTACCCCAAAGCAGAAAAGGTTTGGAAAGAATTCCGCCAATCGGCAGTGACACTCATTGTTTTCACACTCATTGCGGTGACGAATATCACTTTGGTAAAAGCGAAACTCCTTCCAAGTGCTGTTTACTTTGGGCCTGTTTCTGGTTGGTCAGGGATTGGATATATCTTCCTTAGTTTTGCACTGATTACCATTTGGCATGAGACTTGGTTCTACTGGATGCACCGATTTGCTCATCTAAAAAAAGTATATCCACATGTGCATTCGGAACACCACCAATCTGTGAATCCATCTCCACTCGCAGCTTATAGGTTCCAAGCAACAGAAGCATTTTTAGAAGCAATCTATATTGTTCCCTTTGTTATGGTTGTTCCGATTCATTTTTATGTGTTACTCTTTCATACCTTCTATGCAATGGTATTGAATATTTGGTGGCACTTAGGTTATGAATTTTTTCCTAAAGGTTGGGCTTCTCACCCCATCACCAAATGGATCAACACATCCACTCACCACAACCTCCACCACCAAAAGTTTCAAGGTAACTACTCTCTCTACTTCAATGTTTGGGATCGTTTGATGGGAACTAACTTTCCATACTACGAAACCTACTACGAACAAGTGGTAGAAGAGAGGGAAAGGAAATCAAAAGAGAGAAAATCAAAAACAAAAATAGCGACGGAAGTTTTAGTTTCATAA
- a CDS encoding AraC family transcriptional regulator translates to MRNLISYLIVFSAGLSLLFACGEFLRKNTTGQTKVQGLLFLFAAMFQTHTFFACTGLYYFFPHFNLIHLPFTACIGALLKRYFSELWEESPDQNRFSIWELVPAGIVTLLLIPFYTSSAEEKIAILSRYLTQGVPVLFQITILIAVLPILYAAFYVFSNMIKYIRLERFKSSAHLRFVGIVVGIGAFASLVGIYTLFFHQRHGLEIVSTLIALLLIGVYLLRQRSPELWGEVQRIVIEEKKYRTSQLGGFNLETLQNQLRKLMEEERIYRDESINLEKLAKEMNLSEHQLSEYLNLHQKKSFFHLVNHYRIREAKELFSSHPERNILTIAYDVGFPSKSTFYDAFKREVGTSPSEFRKSLEH, encoded by the coding sequence ATGCGGAATTTAATCAGCTATTTGATTGTCTTTTCTGCAGGACTTTCTCTTCTCTTTGCATGCGGAGAATTCCTGAGAAAAAATACAACGGGCCAAACCAAAGTCCAAGGTTTGTTATTTCTCTTTGCCGCTATGTTCCAGACACATACCTTTTTTGCATGTACGGGACTTTACTATTTTTTTCCTCATTTTAATTTGATCCATTTGCCTTTTACCGCATGTATTGGAGCCCTTCTCAAACGTTATTTTTCAGAGCTTTGGGAGGAAAGTCCTGATCAAAATCGATTTTCGATTTGGGAGTTAGTTCCTGCAGGTATTGTAACTCTACTTCTGATTCCGTTTTATACTTCTTCTGCAGAGGAAAAAATTGCCATCCTCTCCCGATACCTAACCCAAGGAGTTCCAGTCCTCTTTCAAATCACCATCCTCATCGCAGTTTTGCCTATACTTTATGCAGCTTTTTACGTTTTTTCCAATATGATCAAATACATTCGCCTAGAGAGGTTTAAAAGTTCAGCTCATCTCCGTTTTGTGGGAATTGTTGTAGGGATTGGGGCTTTTGCAAGTTTAGTTGGAATTTATACACTTTTTTTCCACCAAAGGCATGGACTAGAAATTGTATCCACTCTCATCGCCTTACTTCTCATTGGTGTTTATTTACTAAGACAACGAAGTCCTGAACTTTGGGGGGAAGTGCAAAGGATTGTCATCGAAGAGAAAAAATACCGAACCTCTCAATTGGGAGGATTCAACCTGGAAACTCTCCAAAACCAATTGAGAAAACTTATGGAAGAGGAAAGGATCTACCGAGACGAAAGTATCAATTTAGAAAAATTAGCCAAAGAAATGAATCTTTCCGAACACCAACTCTCCGAATATTTAAACCTACATCAAAAAAAGAGTTTTTTTCATTTGGTCAATCACTACCGCATTCGAGAGGCAAAAGAGTTATTTTCCTCTCATCCAGAAAGGAATATCCTAACCATTGCTTATGACGTTGGGTTTCCATCCAAGTCCACATTCTATGATGCCTTCAAAAGGGAAGTAGGTACAAGTCCTAGTGAGTTTAGGAAGTCTCTAGAACACTAA
- a CDS encoding MlaE family ABC transporter permease — MDTIQRQSSFLWEGSTLEIHLPKVFTAKETGKDWTAFSEILKKTPPRKIEVHANNLEESDSSGISFLKLIRLESEKMRIQFVLHGLGEQFLYRLNIAEDDSKKNKDSFANSLRRSEKIGKLTIDSLLEFKYLITFTGELTVSFWRSFLHPSKIRWKDTFRVAESMGVNAFPIIAMIGFLLGLIMSFQSAIPMRRFGAEIFVANLVGLSLFRELGPLMTAFILSGRSGSAFAAELGTMKVSEEIDALTTMGLPPVQFLIIPRLVASLLMTPLLTIVFNLFGLIGGAVVLISFGFPLVTFINQVNLAVGLSDILGGLLKSYFFGMIIASIGCYRGLKTASGAGAVGESTTSAVVGSIILVSILDGIFSVLYFYLKI, encoded by the coding sequence GTGGATACCATTCAACGACAATCCTCCTTTTTGTGGGAAGGTAGCACCTTAGAGATCCACCTCCCAAAAGTTTTCACCGCCAAAGAAACGGGTAAAGACTGGACTGCCTTTTCTGAAATTCTAAAGAAAACCCCTCCACGTAAAATAGAAGTTCACGCAAATAATCTAGAAGAATCTGACTCTTCTGGAATTTCGTTTTTGAAGTTAATTCGTTTGGAATCGGAAAAGATGCGGATCCAGTTCGTTTTGCATGGATTAGGTGAACAGTTTTTATATCGATTGAATATTGCTGAAGACGATAGCAAAAAAAACAAAGACAGTTTTGCTAACTCTCTACGACGATCTGAAAAAATTGGAAAACTTACCATCGATTCATTATTAGAGTTTAAATACCTAATTACTTTTACTGGTGAACTTACTGTTTCGTTTTGGCGTTCTTTTTTGCACCCTTCTAAGATTCGTTGGAAAGATACTTTCCGTGTTGCCGAATCAATGGGGGTCAATGCATTTCCGATCATTGCAATGATTGGATTTTTACTCGGCCTCATTATGTCTTTCCAATCAGCGATTCCCATGAGGAGATTTGGTGCTGAAATTTTTGTCGCAAACCTGGTAGGCCTTTCCTTGTTTCGTGAGTTAGGGCCTCTGATGACTGCCTTTATTTTATCGGGAAGATCGGGATCTGCTTTTGCGGCAGAACTCGGAACAATGAAAGTGTCCGAAGAGATCGATGCGCTCACAACTATGGGTCTTCCCCCTGTTCAATTCCTGATTATTCCCCGTTTGGTGGCGTCACTTCTTATGACTCCGCTTCTTACCATTGTTTTTAATTTATTTGGACTCATCGGTGGGGCGGTTGTACTCATTAGTTTTGGATTTCCTCTGGTTACTTTTATCAACCAAGTAAATCTTGCGGTGGGACTTTCCGATATCTTAGGTGGACTTCTCAAATCCTATTTTTTCGGAATGATCATTGCTTCTATTGGTTGTTACCGAGGTCTAAAAACAGCATCCGGTGCGGGTGCTGTTGGGGAATCCACAACTTCTGCTGTTGTTGGTTCCATTATTCTTGTATCGATTCTTGACGGGATTTTTTCCGTCTTATATTTCTACTTAAAAATATGA
- a CDS encoding ABC transporter ATP-binding protein: MKEKPIIRVEHLTTGYGQTVIMEDISFEVNRGEIFGILGGSGCGKSTVLKNMIGLTSPFSGRIWIDENDIVLAEGKKRIEIWNRIGVMYQQSALFGSMTLLENIRLPLEEFTELPLPIMNEIATTKLKMVGLFPFAHLYPAELSGGMKKRAAIARAMAMDPEILFLDEPSAGLDPITSVELDHLIIRLSRTLGVTFVIVTHELPSVFTMADRVIVLDKSTKGIIAEGKPKDLKEKSKNPFVKQFFNRIPQENAPL, translated from the coding sequence ATGAAAGAAAAACCAATCATTCGAGTAGAACATCTGACAACGGGATATGGCCAAACAGTGATTATGGAAGATATTTCATTTGAAGTGAACCGAGGTGAAATTTTTGGAATCCTTGGTGGGTCTGGTTGTGGAAAGTCTACTGTTCTAAAGAATATGATTGGGTTAACATCTCCGTTTAGCGGCCGTATATGGATTGATGAAAATGATATCGTTCTTGCGGAAGGAAAGAAAAGAATCGAAATATGGAATCGAATTGGAGTGATGTACCAACAAAGTGCTTTGTTTGGTTCCATGACATTACTCGAGAATATTCGACTGCCTTTAGAGGAATTTACCGAACTCCCTCTACCCATCATGAATGAAATTGCGACCACTAAGTTAAAAATGGTAGGTCTTTTTCCTTTTGCTCATCTTTACCCTGCGGAACTTTCGGGTGGTATGAAAAAACGTGCTGCCATTGCCCGTGCGATGGCGATGGACCCAGAAATTTTATTTTTGGATGAACCGAGTGCAGGTCTTGATCCTATTACCAGTGTTGAACTTGATCACCTAATCATTCGTTTGTCGAGAACTTTGGGTGTTACCTTTGTAATCGTAACACATGAGTTACCTTCTGTATTTACTATGGCTGATCGAGTGATCGTATTAGATAAATCGACCAAAGGAATTATCGCCGAAGGTAAACCAAAAGATCTGAAAGAAAAATCAAAAAATCCATTTGTAAAACAATTCTTTAATCGTATCCCACAGGAGAACGCTCCATTATGA
- a CDS encoding MlaD family protein, translating to MNQSNKIYFKVGVFVLVSFFTLILFLIVFTAGNIFQRTVSLETYFDESVQGLDIGSPVKHRGVKVGTVQEITFVQNEYSDKLNEDTELRYGRYVLIKMSVPDFVKGVYGNDLKKTVQRMIQSGLRVRLASQGLTGTAYLEVDYLNPEKNPPLSIEWEPKTIYIPSAPSTISRFTATVDKFFDKVEKADVDKILLGVGELIRNLNQTIQEAKLGDLARESTGLLVDLRKTNAEVKSLIASPETQGLPKKLDASITQLQTTLKRLDTLLASNQGDISTSIENLRIASEDLKEVTANAKKYPSQFLFGEAPNKSKLWK from the coding sequence ATGAATCAATCCAATAAAATATACTTTAAGGTTGGGGTTTTTGTCCTCGTTAGTTTTTTTACACTCATCCTGTTTTTGATAGTGTTCACTGCGGGGAATATCTTCCAAAGGACGGTTAGTCTTGAAACTTATTTTGATGAATCCGTGCAGGGTCTGGACATTGGGTCACCAGTCAAACATCGTGGTGTTAAGGTTGGGACGGTTCAGGAAATTACTTTCGTTCAGAATGAATATTCAGACAAACTAAATGAAGATACAGAACTTCGTTATGGAAGATATGTTCTCATTAAAATGTCTGTCCCTGACTTTGTAAAAGGTGTATATGGGAATGATTTAAAGAAAACGGTTCAAAGGATGATTCAAAGTGGGTTACGGGTCCGTCTCGCATCACAGGGATTAACTGGAACTGCATATTTAGAAGTGGATTATCTCAATCCAGAAAAAAACCCTCCTTTATCTATCGAGTGGGAACCAAAAACGATTTATATTCCTTCCGCACCGAGTACCATCTCTCGATTTACTGCCACCGTGGATAAATTTTTTGATAAGGTAGAAAAGGCAGATGTAGATAAAATTCTTTTGGGAGTAGGGGAACTCATTCGTAACCTGAATCAAACTATCCAAGAAGCAAAACTGGGAGATCTTGCTCGCGAGTCCACAGGTCTTCTTGTGGACTTACGTAAAACAAATGCTGAGGTAAAGTCTCTTATCGCAAGTCCAGAGACACAAGGATTACCTAAAAAACTGGATGCATCCATCACTCAGTTGCAAACAACTTTAAAACGCCTTGATACTCTTCTCGCTTCTAACCAAGGGGATATTTCTACTTCGATTGAAAACTTACGAATCGCTTCTGAAGACTTAAAAGAAGTCACAGCAAATGCTAAAAAATATCCTTCTCAGTTTCTCTTTGGAGAAGCACCAAACAAATCTAAACTTTGGAAATAA
- a CDS encoding ABC-type transport auxiliary lipoprotein, LBF_0736 family gives MKTLIRLILLAGLIFSLSQCFGVSKTFPEKKFYLIETGETKSIYSVPKPRTFVIRKVFISQRFEGKEFVYRKDNAVYESDYYNGFFIPPAHNFKEEFVRSLLKSGNFEWDASIHTRISVTHFIELSLTQMYGDFRTKEPKAVIEFEVVVYEDKDSVSSPVFRKTYKQIQSIEKKEPEALVLGWNLGLTSTFNELNLDLSQKLK, from the coding sequence ATGAAAACCTTAATCCGATTGATCCTTTTGGCTGGCCTTATTTTTTCTCTAAGCCAATGTTTTGGTGTTAGTAAAACCTTTCCAGAAAAGAAGTTTTACCTAATTGAAACTGGAGAAACCAAATCAATCTATTCAGTTCCAAAACCAAGAACTTTTGTTATACGAAAAGTTTTTATATCCCAACGTTTTGAAGGAAAAGAGTTTGTTTATCGTAAAGATAACGCTGTTTATGAATCCGATTATTATAATGGTTTTTTCATTCCGCCAGCACATAACTTCAAAGAAGAGTTTGTTCGTTCTTTATTAAAGTCTGGTAATTTTGAGTGGGATGCAAGTATTCATACTAGAATTTCTGTAACCCATTTTATTGAATTGAGCCTCACGCAAATGTATGGGGACTTCCGAACAAAGGAACCGAAAGCTGTTATTGAATTTGAAGTAGTAGTTTATGAGGACAAGGATTCTGTTTCTTCTCCTGTTTTTAGAAAAACGTACAAACAAATCCAATCCATTGAAAAAAAAGAACCGGAAGCATTGGTTCTTGGTTGGAATTTGGGCCTCACTAGCACATTCAATGAATTGAATTTAGATTTAAGCCAAAAGCTCAAATAA
- a CDS encoding sterol desaturase family protein, translating into MRLIETIAPFYILLMLLEILYTRFKKKDYYFFEDSLADLSLGVLSRIFDGLILLGMVFLYSQLYHLFWGVSFLTKIFLSPTSPLHWILLFLLLDFLFYWAHRYSHEIKVLWASHVVHHSSEEFNLSVALRQSFVRNIGIGLFYLPLAVIGFPVESYLIIDALNRTYQFWVHTRAIGKLPSWFEYVFVTPSHHRVHHAMNPEYIDRNYGGVFIFWDRIFGTFCEEKKEPRYGLVSQLHTYDPVTAELHVFRDLFSDLWNTKYKFQGLLSFFSYPSVRPDDLQSLVDRGVRDPHVWLSHHRWEIDKKTREPQYRRKTGSIFYRIYLFISFLVPTGFTLYFLKRMHFYSLGEVVSVLFLLVLSFVSLGRLLEGEKNWLRFEVPKFISWFVLLVYFFL; encoded by the coding sequence ATGAGGCTAATTGAAACCATCGCACCTTTTTATATTCTTCTAATGTTACTTGAAATACTTTATACTCGTTTTAAAAAGAAAGATTATTATTTTTTCGAAGATTCATTGGCAGACCTTAGTTTGGGAGTCCTCAGTCGGATCTTTGATGGTCTCATCCTACTTGGAATGGTTTTTTTATACAGTCAGTTGTATCATCTCTTTTGGGGTGTTTCCTTTCTGACTAAGATTTTTTTATCACCCACATCACCTCTCCATTGGATTTTATTATTTCTGTTACTTGATTTTCTATTTTATTGGGCGCACAGGTATAGCCATGAAATCAAAGTTCTATGGGCATCTCACGTAGTTCACCATTCGAGCGAAGAATTTAATTTATCCGTCGCTTTACGACAGTCTTTTGTTCGTAACATTGGAATTGGACTTTTTTATTTGCCACTGGCAGTCATTGGATTTCCTGTAGAATCTTATTTGATCATTGATGCGTTGAATCGCACTTACCAATTTTGGGTTCATACTCGTGCGATTGGTAAACTTCCCTCTTGGTTTGAGTATGTATTCGTCACTCCTTCACACCATAGAGTTCATCATGCCATGAATCCTGAATACATTGATCGTAATTATGGTGGTGTGTTTATATTTTGGGATCGAATTTTTGGAACGTTTTGTGAAGAAAAAAAAGAACCTCGGTATGGACTTGTTTCGCAACTGCATACATACGATCCTGTCACTGCCGAATTACATGTGTTCCGCGATTTGTTTTCTGATCTTTGGAATACAAAATATAAATTCCAAGGGTTACTTTCTTTTTTTTCTTATCCTTCTGTAAGGCCTGATGATCTCCAGTCCTTGGTCGATCGTGGGGTCAGGGATCCTCATGTTTGGCTCAGTCATCACAGGTGGGAAATTGATAAAAAAACGAGAGAACCTCAATATCGTCGTAAGACGGGATCCATCTTTTATCGAATTTATCTTTTCATTTCCTTTTTAGTGCCAACTGGATTTACTTTGTATTTTTTAAAGAGAATGCATTTTTATTCTTTAGGAGAAGTGGTTTCTGTTCTGTTTTTATTAGTTTTATCCTTCGTCTCTTTGGGTAGGCTTTTGGAAGGGGAGAAAAATTGGCTCCGTTTTGAGGTCCCTAAGTTTATTTCTTGGTTTGTGCTTTTGGTCTATTTTTTCTTATAG
- a CDS encoding VOC family protein produces MKYLHTMIRVKDLDKALHFFVEILGLKITRRNEHPEGKFTLVFLSTGEVDAPEVELTYNWDQVDPYTTGRNFGHLAYEVDDIYETCAKIQSMGITINRPPRDGRMAFIRSPDLISIELLQKGKPLPLLEPWVSMPSVGEW; encoded by the coding sequence ATGAAATATTTACATACGATGATTCGGGTAAAAGATTTAGATAAGGCCCTTCATTTTTTTGTGGAGATCCTCGGTCTTAAGATTACCAGAAGGAATGAACATCCAGAAGGTAAATTTACTTTGGTGTTTTTATCCACAGGTGAAGTGGATGCACCTGAGGTCGAACTCACATACAATTGGGACCAAGTAGATCCTTATACAACAGGAAGAAACTTTGGACATTTGGCTTATGAAGTGGATGATATTTATGAAACATGTGCAAAGATCCAATCAATGGGGATCACCATCAATCGTCCGCCGCGAGATGGCCGTATGGCTTTTATCCGATCCCCAGATTTAATTTCGATAGAGCTTCTACAAAAAGGAAAACCTTTACCATTATTGGAACCTTGGGTGTCTATGCCTAGTGTTGGTGAGTGGTAA
- a CDS encoding NAD(P)/FAD-dependent oxidoreductase — MASKPKIAIIGAGASGCFAALQIFDELQGLCDIRIFEKSKEPLSKLRISGGGRCNVTHHLFDPELLSEKYPRGNKELRWAFESFGPKDTIEWFLKRGVQLKAEADGRMFPTTDSSDTIIQCFLNDLKTKKIPIHFEQGLVGIYPNLETDQIKGFRVLWEGGIEETFDRIVLATGSNRKIWTILEKLGHKIITPVPSLFTLTLENTDLMELTGLVVPHSEIKILPKGKPQKGPILITHWGLSGPCALRLSAWEARTLFEADYKVDLSINWTYGEKTQDIEEKYLSRKEKTPGERLTPDPDWKLPNRFWDWILKESKIPSNKRYSDISKSEIRSLSLSLTQMKLRMVAKGVFKEEFVTAGGVSRKDIQFQTMESKLIPGLYFTGEVIDIDGITGGFNFQNAWTTATIAARGIRKTIVT; from the coding sequence TTGGCATCAAAACCCAAAATTGCCATTATTGGTGCGGGTGCTTCTGGTTGTTTTGCGGCCCTTCAAATTTTTGATGAATTACAAGGGTTATGTGATATTCGAATCTTTGAAAAGTCTAAAGAACCTCTTTCTAAACTAAGGATCTCTGGTGGTGGGAGGTGTAATGTCACTCATCATCTTTTTGATCCAGAACTACTCTCGGAAAAGTATCCTCGTGGAAACAAAGAACTTCGTTGGGCCTTTGAAAGTTTTGGTCCGAAAGACACAATTGAATGGTTTTTGAAACGAGGAGTTCAACTCAAGGCAGAAGCAGATGGGAGAATGTTTCCCACAACGGATAGTTCTGATACCATCATTCAATGTTTTTTAAATGACCTAAAAACAAAAAAAATTCCTATACACTTTGAACAAGGGTTAGTTGGAATTTATCCTAATTTAGAGACTGACCAAATAAAAGGTTTTCGTGTTTTATGGGAAGGGGGAATTGAGGAAACTTTCGATCGGATTGTTTTGGCAACAGGCTCCAACCGTAAAATTTGGACTATCTTAGAAAAATTAGGGCATAAAATCATCACACCTGTTCCTTCTCTTTTTACTTTAACTTTGGAAAATACTGATCTTATGGAACTTACAGGTCTTGTGGTTCCTCATTCTGAAATTAAAATTTTACCCAAAGGAAAACCACAAAAAGGGCCTATCCTCATCACTCATTGGGGCCTCAGTGGGCCTTGTGCCCTGAGGTTGTCTGCTTGGGAAGCTCGTACATTATTTGAAGCAGATTATAAAGTCGATTTATCGATCAACTGGACTTATGGCGAGAAAACACAAGATATCGAAGAAAAGTATTTATCCAGAAAAGAAAAAACACCAGGCGAAAGATTGACACCTGACCCCGATTGGAAACTTCCCAATCGATTTTGGGATTGGATTTTAAAAGAGTCTAAAATACCGTCTAATAAACGTTATTCTGATATTTCCAAATCGGAAATTAGAAGTTTAAGTCTCTCTCTTACACAAATGAAACTTCGAATGGTGGCCAAAGGAGTGTTTAAAGAAGAGTTTGTGACAGCTGGTGGAGTTTCTCGAAAAGACATCCAGTTCCAAACAATGGAAAGTAAACTAATCCCTGGTCTTTATTTTACAGGTGAGGTGATCGATATAGATGGGATCACAGGCGGATTCAATTTTCAAAATGCCTGGACTACAGCAACCATTGCAGCCCGAGGCATTCGTAAAACAATTGTTACTTGA
- the pyk gene encoding pyruvate kinase, with amino-acid sequence MPEDQKIPNKRTKIICTIGPASANRETILNLIYSGMDLARMNFSHSTHDYHKDIFELLRECEQESGKSIGILADLQGPKIRTGKLGTGPLELKTGDQIAINNKSDFLGTKEEIGCTYQYILNDIDVGHKLLIDDGKLSFVVKSKTKEKAILETVIGGTLKDNKGINLPGTPISAPALSEKDIEDLQFALSLGVDYIALSFVRRASDLEMARQFMKDSYAGLIAKIERPEAIQNIEEIIDNCDGIMIARGDLGVELDTQYVPIIQKEMITKLNQQGKPVITATQMLETMIDNPRPTRAEASDVANAVMDGTDAVMLSGETASGKYPIETVRTMTSIIQAAEESEIYLAHLRNMDRSEFEVERTALGSAAESISRLINAKAIINFTRSGYSSLLSSEFRPLKPIYSFTPFLGTARKMQLYWGVEAYVMPMMDKFPDMIAFMSKTLKSEGKLKSGDTVVILSGAPGSVAQTVDFIQIHKIK; translated from the coding sequence ATGCCGGAAGATCAAAAAATCCCCAACAAACGCACAAAAATTATTTGTACCATTGGCCCCGCGTCTGCGAACCGTGAAACCATTCTAAATTTGATCTACTCAGGAATGGATTTGGCTCGGATGAATTTTTCTCATTCCACTCACGATTACCACAAAGATATTTTCGAACTTTTGCGTGAATGTGAGCAGGAATCCGGTAAATCCATTGGTATCCTTGCCGACTTACAAGGTCCCAAGATCCGAACAGGAAAATTGGGTACAGGACCCTTGGAACTTAAAACCGGTGACCAAATTGCCATCAACAACAAGTCGGACTTTCTCGGAACAAAAGAAGAAATCGGCTGTACTTACCAATATATTTTAAACGATATCGATGTAGGACATAAACTTCTGATCGATGACGGAAAACTTTCTTTTGTTGTAAAATCCAAAACAAAGGAAAAGGCCATTTTAGAAACCGTGATCGGTGGGACTTTAAAAGACAATAAAGGAATCAACCTGCCTGGAACTCCGATTTCTGCCCCTGCTCTCTCAGAAAAAGACATCGAAGATTTACAATTTGCTTTGTCACTGGGTGTAGATTATATCGCACTATCTTTTGTTAGACGAGCAAGTGACTTAGAGATGGCTCGCCAGTTTATGAAAGACAGTTATGCAGGCCTTATTGCCAAAATTGAACGTCCAGAAGCCATCCAAAATATAGAAGAGATCATAGACAACTGTGATGGGATCATGATTGCCCGCGGTGATTTAGGAGTGGAATTAGACACTCAATATGTTCCTATCATCCAAAAAGAGATGATCACAAAGTTAAACCAACAAGGAAAACCGGTGATCACCGCCACACAAATGTTAGAGACAATGATTGATAACCCACGTCCTACTCGGGCAGAAGCAAGCGACGTTGCCAATGCAGTGATGGATGGAACGGATGCTGTGATGTTGTCTGGAGAAACTGCCTCAGGGAAATATCCTATAGAAACCGTTCGAACCATGACAAGTATCATCCAAGCGGCGGAAGAATCAGAAATTTATTTAGCACATTTGCGGAATATGGATCGTTCTGAATTTGAAGTAGAACGAACCGCCCTTGGTAGTGCTGCCGAATCAATTTCCAGATTGATCAACGCGAAAGCCATCATTAACTTTACAAGATCAGGTTATTCTTCTCTTCTTTCTTCCGAGTTTCGTCCTTTAAAACCAATTTATTCATTCACACCCTTTCTTGGCACAGCAAGGAAGATGCAATTGTATTGGGGAGTGGAAGCCTACGTGATGCCTATGATGGATAAGTTTCCCGATATGATTGCTTTTATGAGTAAAACTTTAAAATCCGAAGGTAAATTAAAATCAGGAGATACTGTTGTCATTCTTTCTGGGGCACCAGGATCTGTGGCACAAACAGTAGACTTTATTCAAATTCACAAAATCAAGTAA
- a CDS encoding histone deacetylase family protein, producing MASNALALIYHSSYNLELPGHVFPAHKYSHLYNRVKRDPVYASWDILLPKKAEDADLELVHTKEYLDDLFSYEHTSRTMYSELPLNRSIVESFMYGVGGTVMAAELSKNFQFAFNMGGGYHHSFPDKAEGFCYLNDVAVAIRKQKETNPDLNALIIDLDLHQGNGNSYIFQYDDKVFTFSMHQGNLYPKKEVSNLDVNLEPNTKDDEYLSTLESSLNRIRKDFDSNIIYYVAGADPYEDDSLGELKISMKGLKERDLMVRKFAETLNVPCVVTLAGGYARDFRDTVEIHFNTITAFGEK from the coding sequence ATGGCATCTAATGCACTCGCTCTCATCTACCATTCTTCTTACAATCTCGAATTACCTGGCCATGTGTTCCCGGCACATAAGTATTCCCACCTTTACAACCGTGTCAAAAGGGATCCTGTTTATGCGTCTTGGGACATTTTGTTACCTAAAAAAGCAGAAGATGCAGATTTAGAACTCGTTCATACCAAAGAATACTTGGATGATCTTTTTAGTTATGAACATACTTCTCGAACCATGTATTCTGAACTCCCACTTAATCGAAGTATTGTGGAAAGTTTTATGTATGGTGTCGGAGGTACTGTTATGGCAGCAGAACTTTCAAAAAACTTCCAATTTGCTTTTAATATGGGCGGTGGATATCATCATAGTTTTCCTGATAAGGCAGAAGGTTTTTGTTATTTGAATGATGTAGCAGTTGCTATACGAAAACAAAAAGAAACAAATCCTGATCTAAATGCTCTCATCATTGACTTGGATTTGCATCAAGGCAATGGAAATTCCTATATTTTTCAATATGATGACAAAGTTTTCACATTTTCGATGCACCAAGGTAATCTTTATCCAAAGAAAGAAGTATCTAACTTAGATGTGAACTTAGAACCAAATACAAAAGATGATGAGTACTTATCCACATTGGAATCTTCTTTAAATAGGATTCGGAAAGATTTTGATTCCAATATAATTTATTATGTTGCAGGAGCTGATCCTTACGAAGATGATTCACTAGGTGAATTAAAAATTTCAATGAAAGGTCTAAAAGAAAGAGATTTGATGGTGCGTAAGTTTGCAGAAACTCTCAATGTTCCTTGTGTTGTGACACTCGCAGGTGGGTATGCCCGAGATTTCCGCGACACCGTTGAAATTCATTTTAATACAATTACAGCATTTGGTGAAAAGTGA